The nucleotide window GTCTTGCAATTCATGCTGCTGAATTTCTGCCTCAGTCAACCCCAACTCTTCGCCTTGATAAGCGCAGACACTACCGCGCAGCGAGAGCAACATCGCATTCAATGTTTTGGCTAATTGCGGCGACTGTTTTTTACCGCCCCAGCGCGACATCACACGTACAACGTCGTGGTTGCCGATGGACCAGCATGGCCAGCCTTCCAGCAAATTCTTTTCCAGCGTTTCTACCGTTTCGCGGATATAAGAGCCTGACAGCTGATCGACCAGCAACTCAAAACTGTACGCCATGTGCAAACGCGAATTACCTGCGGTGTATTCCGCCATGGTTTTCAATGAATCTTCCGAGGCAATTTCACCCAAGGTTACAGTGCCGGGGTAGCGATCCATTAATGTGCGTAACGATTCCAAAAACTGCAGGTTTTCCGGACGATCGCAATCAAACACATGACGCTGGAACGCATAAGGGTTATCTTCGCGGAAGCCGCGCCCTCTGCGCTCTTCAATCGGCTTGGCGGGATTGTCCCGCAGCAATTTATCGTGATAGCAAAAAATAATTGCATCCAAGCGCAAACCATCAACACCGCGCTTTAACCAGAACTCAACCTCTTCCAGAATTTGTGCGCGCACAGCATCGCAGTGATAATTCAGATCCGGCTGGGATTTTAAAAAGTTGTGCAAATAATATTGGCAGCGACGCGGCTCCCATTCCCATGCCGAGCCACCAAAAATAGCCAGCCAATTATTCGGGGGGGTGCCATCGGGTTTGGGGTCAGCCCATACATACCAATCGGCCTTGGGGTTATCGCGCGATTCACGGCTCTCGGCAAACCAGGCGTGCTGGTCAGAAGTATGGCTAAGCACCTGGTCGATAATAATTTTGATGCCGCGCGCATGGGCTTTGGCAATCAACTCATCAAAATCGGCAAGGGTGCCAAAAATAGGATCGATATCGCGATAGTCACTGATGTCGTAACCGAAATCTTTCATCGGCGATTTAAAAAATGGCGACACCCAAATGGCATCCACGCCGAGGCTCGCGATGTAATCGAGCTTGCTGATAATACCGGGAATATCACCTATGCCGTCGTTGTTGGCGTCCATCAAACTGCGTGGGTATACCTGATACACCACCGCACCACGCCACCAGGGAGTTGTTGTCATTTGCGTGAATCTCTTGTTATTTCTTTTCTTCAGACATCATTTATTGCTTGGACCGCCCAAGGCCAATAGTCTGAATTGCGTATGCCAAACATACGCGAGCCGTTTTTTTTCGCCAAGTGACTACATACGTATGCAAGTCGGCAAGTGGCAGTTTGCGCCTGAAAAATTCATAGAATACGTATTCATAACCCGCGAAAAATTTCATACAACCCAAAAAAAGCGGGCTACTCTCAAATGCATACGTATGCAGCTTGAATACGTATGCACGCCCTTGAGTTGATTCTAGCCAACGCCTATGGTGTCGAAATAGTCATTTCTGCTATGACAGGCAAGGCTTATAGCCGGGCGAACATAACAATGCAGTAAATGCTTCAATTCGAATAAACACCGGATTTTTAATTGGTACTTCCATTTACACACCGATCTACATATCGATCGACAAGAATCATCCAACAAGAGCAATTTAAAGAGAGTGTTGTCATGAATAATATGAAAAAAAATCTTCTCGCTGTATTTATTGGAAGCAGCCTGTTGTTGTCCGGCTGCTCAGACAAACCAGCATCCACTGACAACACCAGCACAGTGGCCGTTGCACCAGGCGCGCCGGGAAAAAGTGCGGTATGGGCCTATGCGGGCAAAACCGGAATAGGTACCTCCTACGAGGCATACACTAACGGCGGCTATAGCGACACAGGTGCAAGCGGCACCATTTCCAAAGTCTGGTTCTCTATTGCGCAGGGCGTACTTACTGAAACCATGTTTGGTTTGATTCACGAAGCGCAATTACAAGAGCTGCAATTTTTTATCAAAGGCAGTGACTTTTTGGATGAAGAAAAGAAAGACACTGTTTCCAGCACACACTATCTCACCACCGATGCGCAAGGCCGCCCGCAATCGCTCGCATACAAAATTGTGAATAAAGATAAAGACGGAAAATACGAAATTGAAAAACATTTTTTCACCGATCCTGATTCACAAACATTGATGATGCGCGTCATCGTGCGCGCACAAAATGACGATGTCACCGCTTACCTCTACGCTAACCCGGCGGTTGCCAACACCGGCAGTAACGACAGTGCAATCTATTCCAATGGTGCATGGACAACTACCGACGGTAACACCAGCATGTCACTCAAAACCAATGCACAAGTCGCACAAAGCACTGTCGGTTTTGAAGGTGTATCCGATGGACTTGATGATCTAAAAAATAACGGCGCACTCAGCAAACTCTATACCTCCACCGGCGATACCAAAGGCAATGTGGCCTTCACGCTGGAATTACCTGCCGTGAAAAAAGGTGAAACCGCGCAGTGGGATTTTGTATTGGGCTTCGGTAAAAATGAAACGGAGAGTATCGCCGCTGTAGAAAAAACCTTAACAACGGGTTACGACAAAGTGCTCGCCCATTACAACGGCGATGGCGATGCAATTGGCTGGCAAGATTTTTTACAAAAATTACCCGCACTGGAAACCTTATCGGCCACCGCTACTGACGGCGGGAAATTGCTTTACACCAGCGCCATGGTATTAAAAGCACAGGAAGATAAAACCCACGCAGGCGCATTCATCGCATCGCTCTCCAACCCTTGGGGCGACACCAAACCGGCAGAGCAATCAGCCACCGGT belongs to Cellvibrio sp. pealriver and includes:
- a CDS encoding alpha-glucosidase, which encodes MTTTPWWRGAVVYQVYPRSLMDANNDGIGDIPGIISKLDYIASLGVDAIWVSPFFKSPMKDFGYDISDYRDIDPIFGTLADFDELIAKAHARGIKIIIDQVLSHTSDQHAWFAESRESRDNPKADWYVWADPKPDGTPPNNWLAIFGGSAWEWEPRRCQYYLHNFLKSQPDLNYHCDAVRAQILEEVEFWLKRGVDGLRLDAIIFCYHDKLLRDNPAKPIEERRGRGFREDNPYAFQRHVFDCDRPENLQFLESLRTLMDRYPGTVTLGEIASEDSLKTMAEYTAGNSRLHMAYSFELLVDQLSGSYIRETVETLEKNLLEGWPCWSIGNHDVVRVMSRWGGKKQSPQLAKTLNAMLLSLRGSVCAYQGEELGLTEAEIQQHELQDPYGITFWPRFKGRDGCRTPMPWDHTHERAGFSQTNTWLPVSADHKSKAVSLQEDDSASILNAYRTFMHWRKQQPALRLGDIEFVADAQDYLVFIRRHGNDALLCAFSFSDVEQVVSLGTNYQLDEITGHGFGSVTGNLGTISVPAYGTVIARVM